Proteins encoded by one window of Vidua chalybeata isolate OUT-0048 chromosome 8, bVidCha1 merged haplotype, whole genome shotgun sequence:
- the CALHM1 gene encoding calcium homeostasis modulator protein 1 translates to MDKFRMFFQFFQSNQESFMNGICGIMALASTQMYSAFDFNCPCLPHYNLAYGLGILLLPPFILFLLGFVLNNNISMLAEEWRRPQGQRGKDPAVLRYMFCSMAQRAMIAPAVWVSVTLLDGKCITCAFCTSVPVETLGNASHPRLSQGEIQRVLARIPCKEIYNGQQLIANEVAIRYLRCISQALGWCFVLLMTTLAFLVRSLRPCFSQAAFLKSRYWSHYIDIERKLFDETCAEHARSFAKVCIQQFFEGMSTDLVAARCHLPRKAPANAGEATEKLLGITDQGTMNMALKSWHRCKPPLHLHPPALPTGNGWAGEGQPPMHPSAPRKETAAYYSWV, encoded by the exons ATGGACAAGTTTCGGATGTTCTTTCAGTTCTTCCAGTCCAACCAGGAGTCCTTCATGAATGGCATCTGTGGGATCATGGCCCTTGCCAGCACCCAGATGTACTCAGCCTTTGATTTCAATTGCCCCTGCCTGCCACACTACAACCTGGCCTATGGGCTGGgcatcctcctgctgcccccctTCATCTTGttcctgctgggttttgtgCTGAACAACAACATCTCCATGCTGGCAGAGGAGTGGAGGCGGCCGCAGGGCCAGCGGGGGAAGGACCCGGCTGTGCTGCGCTACATGTTCTGCTCCATGGCACAGCGGGCCATGATCGCCCCCGCGGTCTGGGTGTCGGTGACACTGCTGGATGGCAAGTGCATCACCTGTGCCTTCTGCACCTCGGTGCCCGTGGAGACCCTGGGCAATGCCAGCCACCCCCGCCTCTCCCAGGGGGAGATACAGCGGGTCCTCGCCCGAATCCCCTGCAAGGAGATCTACAATGGGCAGCAGCTCATTGCCAACGAAGTGGCCATCAGGTACCTGCGCTGCATCTCACAG gctctgggctggtgctttgtgctgctgatgACCACTCTGGCTTTCTTGGTCAGATCGCTTCGGCCTTGCTTCAGCCAGGCTGCCTTCCTGAAGAGCAGATACTGGTCCCACTACATCGACATCGAGCGCAAGCTGTTCGATGAGACGTGTGCGGAGCACGCCAGGAGCTTTGCCAAGGTCTGCATCCAGCAGTTCTTTGAGGGCATGAGCACAGACCTGGTGGCTGCTCGCTGCCACCTGCCCAGGAAAGCCCCTGCCAATGCCGGGGAAGCTACCGAGAAGCTCCTGGGCATCACCGACCAGGGCACCATGAACATGGCCCTGAAGAGCTGGCACAGATGCAAGCCCCCACTGCACCTCCACCCACCTGCCCTCCCCACTGGAAATggctgggcaggagaagggcagcCCCCCATGCACCCCTCTGCACCCCGAAAAGAGACAGCTGCCTACTACAGCTGGGTGTGA
- the CALHM3 gene encoding calcium homeostasis modulator protein 3 has protein sequence MDRFRMIFQYFQSNSESVMNGICGLLALASVKMYTSFDFSCPCLPQYNMAYGLGIMFVPPIILFLCGLILNRQSLVMLEEWRRPPGHRKKDLAVIRYLCSSIMQRAMVAPVVWFIVTLLDGKCLICAFSGSMDPQKFVGFANVSTVQAQQLLAKVPCKDDELMRNNTSHKAVTRYLRCWSQALGWSILLILIIAAFLARWLRPCFNQATLLQARHWSNYIDIEQKIFEETCCEHSRLFAHKCILHFFESMRQEIKLHSFILPREGEGAEGGEDLLRGITDQDQVNKLLKTWYYEKPPLDVSQAHQRHPLVRERSPQADNTSTHSKFSQHTSV, from the exons ATGGACCGTTTCCGGATGATCTTCCAGTACTTCCAGTCCAACTCGGAGTCTGTAATGAACGGGATCTGTGGGCTCTTGGCCCTGGCAAGTGTAAAGATGTACACCAGCTTTGACTtcagctgcccctgcctgccccagtaCAACATGGCATATGGCTTGGGGATCATGTTCGTACCCCCCATCATCCTCTTCCTGTGTGGCCTCATCCTCAACAGACAGTCCCTGGTGATGCTGGAGGAGTGGAGGCGACCACCGGGGCACAGGAAGAAGGACCTAGCTGTCATCAG gtacCTGTGTTCCTCCATCATGCAGCGAGCCATGGTTGCCCCTGTCGTCTGGTTCATAGTCACCCTCCTGGATGGCAAATGCCTGATCTGTGCTTTCAGTGGCTCCATGGATCCCCAGAAGTTTGTGGGCTTTGCCAATGTGAGCAcagtgcaggcacagcagctgctggccaaGGTGCCCTGCAAGGATGACGAGCTCATGAGGAACAACACGTCCCACAAGGCAGTGACCAGGTACCTGCGCTGCTGGTCCCAG GCACTTGGCTGGAGCATTTTGTTGATCCTGATCATAGCAGCTTTCCTTGCCCGCTGGCTCAGACCTTGCTTCAACCAGGCCACCCTCCTGCAGGCACGTCACTGGAGCAACTACATTGACATCGAGCAAAAGATTTTTGAGGAAACCTGCTGTGAGCACAGCAGGCTCTTTGCTCACAAATGCATCCTCCACTTCTTCGAAAGCATGCGGCAAGAGATCAAACTGCACAGCTTCATCTTGCCTagggagggagagggggctGAAGGAGGGGAAGATCTTCTTCGGGGTATCACAGATCAGGACCAGGTGAACAAACTCCTGAAAACGTGGTACTATGAGAAACCTCCCCTGGATGTCAGCCAGGCACACCAGAGGCATCCCCTGGTGCGAGAGAGATCCCCTCAGGCAGACAACACCAGCACCCACTCCAAATTCTCCCAGCACACCAGTGTGTAA
- the CALHM2 gene encoding calcium homeostasis modulator protein 2 translates to MAALIAENFRFLSLFFKSKDVMIFNGLVALGTVGSEELFSVVAFNCPCSPARNYIYGLAAIGVPALALFLIGVIWNNHTWNLVAECHKRGTKNFSAAATFLLFGSIMGRASVAPITWSVISLLRGEAYICALSEFVKPSSLDKFPAEYGAEVLAKFPCRDIPANLTKFRDEVTRRLRYESQLFGWLLIGIVAVLVFLTKCLKHCCSPLSYRQEAYWAQYRSNEDKLFRRTAEVHSRILAAKNVKQFFGFVALDKEEKELVQEFPVEGVQPSPQWNAITGVYIYRENKGFPLYSRLHKWAKGVEGNGPTPEGHELLFLAS, encoded by the exons ATGGCCGCCCTCATTGCTGAGAACTTCCGCTTCCTCTCCTTGTTCTTCAAGAGCAAAGACGTGATGATTTTCAATGGTTTGGTGGCCCTGGGCACGGTGGGGAGTGAGGAGCTCTTCTCAGTCGTTGCCTTCAATTgcccctgctcccctgcccGCAACTACATCTATGGGCTGGCTGCCATCggtgtcccagccctggccctctTCCTCATTGGTGTCATCTGGAACAACCACACCTGGAACCTGGTGGCCGAGTGCCACAAGCGTGGCACTAAGAacttttctgctgctgccaccttcCTCCTCTTCGGCTCCATCATGGGCCGAGCGTCCGTGGCACCCATCACTTGGTCGGTCATCTCGCTGCTGCGTGGGGAAGCTTACATCTGTGCCCTCAGCGAGTTTGTCAAGCCATCCTCCCTGGACAAGTTTCCAGCTGAGTATGGGGCCGAGGTGCTGGCCAAGTTCCCTTGTAGAGACATCCCAGCAAACCTCACCAAGTTCAGGGACGAGGTGACACGGAGGCTGAGATACGAGTCCCAG CTCTTCGGCTGGCTGCTCATTGGCATTGTTGCGGTCCTGGTTTTCCTCACCAAGTGCCTGAAGCACTGCTGCTCGCCGCTGAGCTACCGGCAGGAGGCCTACTGGGCCCAGTACCGCTCCAATGAGGACAAGCTCTTCCGACGCACGGCCGAGGTCCACTCCAGGATCCTGGCAGCCAAGAATGTGAAACAATTCTTTGGCTTTGTGGCACTGGacaaggaggagaaggagctggtgCAGGAGTTCCCAGTGGAGGGCGTCCAGCCAAGCCCCCAGTGGAATGCCATCACAGGTGTCTACATCTACCGAGAGAATAAGGGCTTCCCTCTCTACAGCCGCCTCCACAAATGGGCCAAAGGGGTGGAAGGGAACGGGCCAACCCCAGAAGGCCACGAACTCCTGTTTTTAGCTTCCTAA